The Salvia miltiorrhiza cultivar Shanhuang (shh) chromosome 1, IMPLAD_Smil_shh, whole genome shotgun sequence genome has a window encoding:
- the LOC130988353 gene encoding serine/threonine-protein kinase STY13-like — protein sequence MLEGPKFTGIVGLNNNHDNYVMHFYHKLNEGSNMSTESYGSLQMSNGGGSVAMSVDNSSVGSNDSHTRILGHNGLRHVKDYSVAASVNHGRVSQGLSDDALAQALLDPRYPTEGLGNYDEWTIDLRKLNMGPAFAQGAFGKLYKGTYNGEDVAIKLLERPENDAERAHLMEQQFQQEVMMLATLKHPNIVRFIGACRKPMVWCIVTEYAKGGSVRQFLTKRQNRSVPLKLAVKQALDVARGMAYVHGLNLIHRDLKSDNLLISADKSIKIADFGVARIEVQTEGMTPETGTYRWMAPEMIQHRPYTQKVDVYSFGIVLWELITGMLPFQNMTAVQAAFAVVNKGVRPTIPNECLPALSQIMTLCWDGNPDVRPSFSEVVRMLEAAETEIMTTVRKARFRCCMSQPMTTD from the exons ATGTTGGAGGGTCCCAAGTTTACTGGAATTGTAGGCCTAAACAATAATCATGATAATTATGTCATGCATTTTTATCACAAGCTCAATGAGGGATCAAATATGTCGACCGAAAGTTATGGGAGCTTGCAGATGAGCAATGGTGGAGGCTCTGTTGCGATGTCAGTAGACAACAGCAGTGTGGGGTCAAACGATTCCCACACTCGTATCTTGGGTCACAACGGCCTCAGGCATGTCAAAGACTATTCTGTCGCTGCCAGTGTCAATCATGGGAGAGTTTCTCAAGGGCTGAGTGATGACGCACTCGCTCAAGCTCTGTTGGATCCTCGATATCCTACTGAGGGACTTGGTAATTATGATGAGTGGACAATTGACCTGAGAAAGCTGAACATGGGACCTGCTTTTGCTCAGGGTGCTTTTGGGAAGCTCTACAAAGGCACATATAATGGTGAGGATGTTGCAATTAAGCTTTTGGAGAGGCCGGAGAATGACGCAGAGAGGGCACACTTGATGGAGCAGCAGTTTCAACAAGAAGTAATGATGTTGGCTACGCTTAAACACCCAAATATTGTCCGCTTTATTGGCGCATGCCGAAAACCCATGGTGTGGTGTATCGTGACAGAATACGCCAAGGGAGGGTCAGTGCGCCAGTTCTTGACAAAACGTCAGAATCGTTCAGTGCCCTTGAAATTGGCTGTCAAGCAGGCCTTAGATGTGGCTAGGGGGATGGCATATGTTCATGGATTAAATTTGATTCACCGGGACTTGAAGTCTGACAATTTACTAATTTCTGCTGACAAGTCAATCAAGATTGCTGATTTTGGGGTTGCTCGTATAGAGGTGCAGACAGAAGGAATGACACCAGAAACTGGCACATACCGTTGGATGGCCCC AGAAATGATCCAACACCGGCCTTATACCCAGAAAGTTGATGTATATAGCTTTGGGATTGTCCTGTGGGAGCTAATCACAGGGATGCTCCCGTTCCAGAATATGACTGCCGTTCAGGCAGCATTCGCTGTTGTGAACAAAGGTGTTCGGCCAACCATCCCTAACGAGTGCCTGCCTGCTCTGAGTCAGATCATGACGCTCTGCTGGGATGGGAATCCTGATGTTAGGCCATCCTTCAGCGAGGTGGTCAGAATGCTCGAGGCTGCAGAGACGGAGATCATGACTACTGTGAGAAAAGCTCGTTTCAGGTGCTGTATGAGTCAACCGATGACTACAGATTGA